The following proteins are co-located in the Candidatus Neomarinimicrobiota bacterium genome:
- the folD gene encoding bifunctional methylenetetrahydrofolate dehydrogenase/methenyltetrahydrofolate cyclohydrolase FolD encodes MQNSPLILSGKEVSKAVKADLVRRIAVLGEQGIKPGLTAVLVGDDPASQIYVRSKERQSGKLGFRSEVLRLVAETSESDLLDVIERLNQDQLVHGILVQLPLPRHIDDQRVIEAIDPEKDVDGFHPVSVGKLVLGLEGFVSCTPAGILEILSYYNIVTEGQHVVVVGRSNIVGKPMANLLIQKRVLGNATVTLVHTRTPDMGIHTRQADILVVAAGVPGFIGADMVKAGAVVIDVGINRVADDTLEKGYRLAGDVDFEAVKGKVSAITPVPGGVGPMTIAMLLSNTVKSAENSLK; translated from the coding sequence TTGCAAAATAGTCCACTGATATTAAGCGGGAAGGAAGTATCAAAAGCAGTTAAAGCTGACCTGGTTCGACGTATTGCTGTTCTCGGTGAACAGGGGATCAAGCCGGGTCTTACCGCTGTGTTGGTGGGAGATGATCCTGCCTCACAGATTTATGTCAGGTCCAAAGAGCGGCAGAGTGGCAAACTTGGGTTTCGCTCAGAGGTATTGAGATTAGTTGCCGAGACCAGCGAATCTGATCTTTTGGATGTGATCGAAAGACTTAACCAGGATCAACTGGTTCATGGTATTCTTGTGCAGTTGCCATTACCCCGGCACATTGATGATCAACGCGTGATCGAAGCTATTGATCCGGAGAAGGATGTGGATGGCTTTCATCCTGTCAGTGTTGGTAAACTGGTTCTGGGATTGGAGGGGTTCGTATCCTGTACACCTGCAGGTATTCTTGAAATCCTAAGTTATTATAATATTGTTACCGAAGGACAGCATGTTGTTGTTGTTGGTCGTTCAAATATTGTAGGGAAGCCAATGGCTAATCTCCTGATCCAGAAACGAGTATTGGGGAATGCCACAGTGACCCTGGTTCATACAAGGACCCCTGATATGGGGATACACACACGACAGGCGGATATTTTGGTAGTTGCAGCTGGTGTTCCTGGATTCATTGGGGCAGATATGGTAAAAGCTGGAGCGGTTGTCATCGATGTGGGTATCAATCGGGTTGCTGATGATACACTTGAGAAGGGCTACCGGTTGGCAGGGGATGTGGACTTCGAGGCTGTTAAAGGAAAAGTCTCGGCTATTACTCCGGTTCCTGGTGGTGTGGGTCCTATGACCATTGCCATGTTGCTCTCAAATACAGTTAAATCAGCGGAGAATAGCTTAAAATAG
- the rny gene encoding ribonuclease Y has product MDFASILPVLAVMLGFGVAIPLVSYSYKSKAKSAGTLAEQILASAEKEARTVVKEKQLEAKDEALQIIRKADEEARVKFHEIRESQRNISNREMKLDNKSEALDRKELDIRKVEAEASQALKEVNAEKVRYVNMVQQENIKLEQIGKMTQDEAKNMLIENLKEVAVSEAAQVTKQIRETAVMNANKEANKIVISAIQRSAADHTAESTVSVVELPSDQMKGRVIGREGRNIRTFEQLTGVELIVDDTPEAVVLSGFDPVRREIARVALTNLVQDGRIHPARIEEMIKKATKEVDEEMRIAAEEALAELHLPVFHAQIMKLIGHLKYRTSYGQNILKHSIEVGWLTGLMAAELDMDGILARRAGFLHDIGKAIDRNTDGTHALIGGELARKYGEPEAVINAIESHHEEVPMTGPISALVQSADSISGSRRGARGDTLESYIKRLRNLEGIATGFEGVSKSYAIQAGREVRVMVESDKVDDSKAQSLSLEIAGRIEAEMTYPGQIKVVVIRESRSTALAK; this is encoded by the coding sequence ATGGATTTTGCATCTATCCTTCCGGTTCTGGCAGTCATGCTGGGATTTGGAGTCGCGATACCCCTCGTCTCTTATTCTTACAAAAGTAAAGCAAAAAGTGCCGGAACTTTAGCAGAACAGATTCTGGCATCTGCTGAGAAAGAAGCTCGGACAGTTGTCAAGGAAAAACAGCTGGAAGCCAAGGATGAGGCTCTCCAGATCATCCGGAAAGCTGATGAAGAAGCCCGTGTAAAATTCCATGAGATCCGGGAATCTCAACGAAATATATCTAATCGTGAAATGAAGTTAGATAATAAATCAGAAGCTCTGGATCGCAAAGAACTGGATATCCGGAAAGTTGAGGCAGAGGCTTCGCAAGCCCTTAAAGAAGTCAATGCTGAAAAAGTTCGGTATGTCAATATGGTTCAGCAAGAGAACATCAAGTTGGAACAAATTGGAAAAATGACCCAGGATGAGGCCAAGAACATGCTCATCGAGAATCTGAAAGAGGTAGCTGTTTCTGAGGCCGCTCAGGTCACCAAGCAGATCAGGGAAACGGCTGTTATGAATGCCAATAAAGAAGCTAACAAGATCGTTATCTCAGCTATCCAGCGTTCTGCAGCTGACCACACAGCTGAGTCAACCGTCTCAGTAGTGGAGCTGCCATCTGATCAGATGAAAGGGCGGGTCATTGGTCGTGAAGGGCGCAATATCAGAACATTTGAACAGCTCACTGGTGTGGAACTCATTGTTGATGATACTCCTGAAGCAGTTGTCCTCTCTGGATTTGATCCAGTTCGTAGAGAGATCGCCAGAGTTGCTTTGACCAATCTGGTGCAGGATGGTAGAATTCATCCAGCGCGGATCGAAGAAATGATCAAGAAAGCCACCAAAGAGGTGGATGAAGAAATGAGAATTGCTGCCGAGGAAGCACTGGCAGAATTACACCTACCCGTTTTTCATGCTCAGATCATGAAACTCATCGGGCATTTAAAGTATCGCACGAGCTATGGCCAGAACATCCTGAAACATAGTATCGAAGTTGGGTGGCTTACTGGACTAATGGCGGCTGAGTTGGATATGGATGGTATTTTAGCACGACGGGCGGGTTTTCTACATGATATTGGCAAGGCCATTGATCGTAATACCGATGGAACACACGCTTTAATCGGCGGTGAACTCGCTCGTAAATATGGTGAGCCTGAGGCAGTTATCAATGCCATTGAATCACACCATGAAGAAGTTCCCATGACCGGTCCAATTTCAGCACTGGTACAATCTGCAGATTCTATTAGTGGCTCTCGCCGAGGTGCTCGTGGCGACACACTGGAGAGTTATATCAAACGCTTACGGAACCTGGAAGGTATTGCAACTGGATTCGAAGGGGTTTCAAAATCCTACGCGATCCAGGCTGGTCGGGAAGTCCGGGTTATGGTGGAGAGTGATAAGGTAGATGATTCCAAGGCGCAAAGTTTAAGTTTGGAGATAGCCGGACGAATCGAGGCTGAGATGACCTATCCAGGGCAGATTAAAGTCGTGGTGATTCGTGAATCAAGGAGTACTGCTCTTGCAAAATAG
- a CDS encoding cell division protein ZapA, with protein sequence MHATDNNTVQVTIYGKSYTIKGKADSSYITGVANYVDMKMREVDDGANSTQEEGKVAILAGMNITDELFTSRQDKEKLENRFDERLQVLTELIDETLST encoded by the coding sequence ATGCATGCAACTGATAACAATACAGTACAAGTCACAATCTACGGTAAGTCTTATACGATCAAAGGTAAGGCGGATTCAAGCTATATCACTGGTGTTGCTAATTATGTCGATATGAAAATGAGAGAAGTTGATGATGGCGCAAATTCCACTCAAGAGGAGGGAAAGGTGGCCATTTTGGCTGGAATGAATATAACTGATGAGTTATTTACATCCCGTCAGGACAAAGAGAAATTAGAAAATCGATTCGATGAGCGCTTGCAGGTACTCACCGAGCTCATTGACGAAACACTTAGCACTTAA